One Drosophila subobscura isolate 14011-0131.10 chromosome U, UCBerk_Dsub_1.0, whole genome shotgun sequence DNA window includes the following coding sequences:
- the LOC117900660 gene encoding uncharacterized protein LOC117900660, producing MSCKRKTRLWDPMAKDVNYMKTATQEMLEEGAKVQRAVRSVERKLVNFQSFNMDDPRYGSADVEDDLELPLVTSYMRHYSQPYPSRLKALAPKTETPDPMFNRLPTNDFEAKTGLAYKFLDDHMHNVSEARRKVNFFRQLRNQSFFQY from the exons ATGTCGTGCAAGAGGAAAACTAGGCTGTGGGACCCCATGGCCAAAGATGTTAACTACATGAAGACCGCCACCCAAGAAATGCTAGAAGAGGGGGCCAAAGTGCAGAGAGCGGTTCGTTCAGTAGAGCGGAAACTGGTCAATTTTCAGTCATTCAATATGGATGA TCCCCGCTATGGGTCTGCTGACGTTGAAGATGATCTGGAATTGCCTCTGGTGACCAGCTACATGCGCCACTACTCCCAGCCTTATCCCTCGCGCCTCAAGGCCCTGGCGCCGAAGACCGAAACTCCTGATCCCATGTTCAATCGCTTGCCCACAAACGACTTCGAAGCCAAGACGGGACTGGCCTACAAGTTCCTCGATGATCACATGCACAATGTGTCCGAGGCGCGCAGGAAAGTTAACTTTTTCAGGCAACTGCG AAACCAATCATTCTTTCAATATTAA